In Miscanthus floridulus cultivar M001 chromosome 19, ASM1932011v1, whole genome shotgun sequence, the DNA window AAAAGGAGGTGCCAAGCTACAAATGTTTAATCACTAGATGGAAGGAACAAATAACAGGGGTAGCATGGGAACCAGAAAGTAGTAAGAAATGGAATGAACACTAACATAAATGGAACTTGAAAACATTAGGCACGTTATCCAGTATCACCTGAAGATAAATTTTGGGCAGCACTATCACCAGGAGGTTCATTATCATTGGGtggttcttcttcctcatcgtaaTTCTCATCGTCAAACACTGAAACTGTACTATTCACCGATGCATACACTGTAGATGAAGAGAAGTAATCCTTTTTTGACAACACATTGTCTTCCTCTGTAGTTGCTTCAACTTCAGGTCCATCATATTCTTCATCAATATCTTCATAATCAACAGCATCTTCTGCCTTCTCATCATAGTCTACATAACAGCAAAAAGATGTGTTATCAATTATGTGCATAGTTTGACACAGAAAAGAAGAATAAGGCCTTCCTAAGCAATGGCAAAGTTGGCTTGATGAATGACTCTCAAAACTGTAGGCGCAGCTTATATGGAAACACTAATATGTCACTAACCTTGTTCAGAAGGATCAGTTGGTGCTGGAGAAGACTTGATTAGCTAATTAGCAAACAACATAGTATTAACTTGTTTGGTAATGAAATAGGTAAGTAAAATTAACTATATGCATAAGATAACATACGTCAATGTCTTTGAGAGATGGACCAAGCTTATCTGCCAGTGCAAAAAGGTGTTCCTTCGCATCCTGAATTAAGCAAAATAAAAGTAATAAAGAAATGCAACATCCAAATTACATTGTAAACATAACTAAATAGTGACTTAGTTTCCTGCAGAGACTCAATGGGAAAACAATAAAACAAAAGTACCCTAAGGCTGCGCAACTAACCTTTGTTCTGGCTAAAATTTAGTGAGCTCAAGACTATTCAGAAAACATCCAACTTACGAGAAAATTACAATGCATGGACTGAGAATAGTTTGGTTCATAGCATTGATTTTCCCTATCTCATCATTTTCAGAACTCAAATCAAATCAATTTAATCAGTGGAATATGGTTCTTTTAGTAATGCTGGTTCCTATAAAGCAACTGAGCACCCTAAAGTATAAGTTATACGGATCAAAATGTTAAGAAAAAGAGCACCAACAAAGAAGTTAATCTGTATCAAATCATGACCAATTGAGAATGCACTAAGATCAAAAACAGATAGAGATGCATGTCATCTGCTAGAGGCAGACACGTGAAATAAAATAATCAAAACAACAAAAAACAGGACATTTGCATGTCAACAAAATCAGATATTAGAAGTCTGTACCTCATCAAGATAGTCAGCATCTAAGTCACCAGAATCATCTACATTGCCGAACATAAACCCCAAGAAGTGATTTCCTCCACCAGGCTCCTCATAATCCTCGTCATCGTCATCTGTAAGGATGACAACAGTAATCACTAATAAATAAGATGGGGTTATTCAAACAAACTCATTGCTAGTTTcaaccaacatttcatcaattgtACTTAGCTTAAAATAAATCCAGTTTTGGAGCAACCTCAGGAAATTGTTAGAAAAACTAAGAATCTGAGGACTAATGATAACACGATGCATTCCCAAACAGAGGGTTACATGTTTTCAGTATTTTAAAGATGCAGCATCGGAGAATCTTAATGCTAGTTTCAACCAACATTTCATCAAATTAAGTTTCAAGACATCACATAAAATACAGAAGATCATCATGGAACAGTTAACCCTACAGAGGATCACCTTCATACTCATAACATCATTTTGCAGTTTTATGATTCTCACAGCCCGACTCTAAAGACTGCAACTTCACAATTACAAGCCCATAGCAGATCAGCATACCAACCACCTCATCTTACATGGGTGCATGTAGCTCCCGCAACTAAAATCTtctccacacacacacaaaaaagaaCATCGAATTCTATATAACACCAGACAGCATGTCATCGGCTTATCAAATCCCATTGTAAACAGGCACCACAATCAGTTGCACAAAACCCAGCAAATACACTAGTTAACATAGCACACCCAACACATCAGAACCCAGCTATTTGACAACCCTAGGGGCCGCCCATCGgctcttgcaccaacaccaaacCAAAAGCATAACGTGGCTGTGATGAAGTTCTGGGTGTCGTCGAGCTCACCTGCGGCACTGTTGGTCGGGTTCTCCTCTTCATGGAGCTCACCGTCGCTCATGGCTGCGGCTGTCGCTGTCCTCTACCGCCTCCCCGGACCGTGACGGCACCAGTAGCTACAAACCCTAGGCCGCCGCACCCTCAGGCCCCTAATCGGCGCCGTACCACGCAAACTCTAGAATCGCAGGGCCGGATTGGATCGAGTGAATAAAAAATCTCAAGGCGTAGCGTAAAGGGCGAGGCCGAGCCAGAGGCGGGGGAGACCGGGCGATTTCCGCCAGGTCTCCGCAGGATTTTCGGCACGTAGGGAACTATGTGAGCGGACTGATTGATCTTCAAGCGCAAGATCAGCGGTGTAGCGGGGGCGTCCTGCTTCGTTTCTGGCGACGATGAGAGAAGCGGcgcggcgatggcgatggcggtggcggtggcggtggcggacgGGCGGAGAGGAGGGTCGTGGGGAAGCTAGATGGGGAGCAAAGCCGAGGGCAGGGAGGGGCTGGGGCGCCgactgcggcggcggcgcgtgccgGCCTGCCGAGCGCCGAGTGCGGGCCAGGCCGGGCCGGAAAAGAATATGGGCCCATAATGGAGACCTAATATGAACGAGCACGAGCAATCGGGTCGACTAACCCTGTCAAATCAGGCGCGACGGCAGCCCATGAGCGTATAATTGGGCCCTCAACTATTTTGCAAGTTCGATTTATCTCCCTTAATTGTAAAACCAGATTTTTAATCTTCAACTTTTAAAAATCGTTCGATTTACCTGTTTATTAGGCCCTTATTCGTTTTCTGTCCAAACCATGAAGATTGGGAGGGATAATCCCCATGGTTTAGCGATGAAACGAACAAGGTCTTAAGTGGTTTTCAAAGCGATTTTAGCCGATGAGATTTTGAAAGCAGTTTTAGATGATGTAGCGTCACATAAGCCATCCTATATGGCGCCACGACAGCCACGAGATAAATTGGACTTTCATGATACTTCATAAAAATAAATTAATCTTTATCAAAATAATTAAAGAAAAAATGCTtcaaaatatgcatttaaaaatagtaaatctgattaaccttagaaaaatcatagacAAATTGTTTTAACTTTAAAAAATatattctaaaatcatgctctataatTTTATATGTTCTCCTAAAATCTAAAACTAGGTCAAATATGAAATAGAGGATGCGAGCCAAGACAAATCCTTGCAGACTGAAACGTGAATCAACGTGCAACCTGATGTGCAAACTACAAAAGCATTTCCTCAACAACAATGTATTGCTTAACCAACAAGACATACACCATAACCAAATAAAAATATAATACAAGTTCTAATAGCACATTAACAATGTGTATCATGTGGTTTAAATTTGTAGCAACACTTTCTTCTCTAAGGAATATCACGACAATGATGTGTGCCGATTCATTGGCCCATCAGTGGGCAGCCGATGTGCGTCTTCTCAGACTCCCGAATAGACATCTACGACTTGGACAACATCAGGATGGACATGATCGCTTCCTTGTTCATCGTCGTCGTAGGTCTATGCAGACATAGGGAGCACATGCTCGAGCAGGAAGGCAGATTGGACAATCTCATGATGTGTGtttcctaaaatcatgctctatattATTGTTCCTAGTTTAAAAACCATAAAGCgtgattttagaaaaaatatataaaattggATTCATatttgttatagaaattttagatattttttgaaaaaatatttCTATGTTCTTTTGTTAAAGTCTAATTGGCATCCCTAAACTATCGTGAAAAttcgatttacctccctcatgaCTGAGGTGGCATCATATGTCAGccaaaactgctttcaaaaccacCTAGGTAGGTAAATTGTACGGTTTCAAAAGTTGTGGGAGTCTAAAAATTCTGTTTTGCGATTAAAGGAGGCAAATCAGACTTACACAATAATTGAGGAAGGCCAAATGGACTTTATTCATGCATTAGATAAAAATTAGCTCTTGTACATCAACAGGAGGGCTATTAGGTTACCCTAACTAATAACTAGCCATATATCCAAATATGCCCTATGTAGGCAGCCAAATAGTCACGGCCGATAAGTCTGACAATTCCATATATACCAAAGTTTGTTGTAATTCTGTGACAAGGTTCTCTAAAAATCTCCTTGTGCAAAAGAAACAAGAGGAACAATTAGGAGGTGTTCGGTTTATGGAATGAAATGGTCCATCAACATCTCACTCTttagttttttttgtttggtttagaATAAAGTTGATCCATCACCACCTCATTCCTGTAAGCCCATAATTAGCACTAGTATGATAAATGAGGTCCTTTCACTAATCTTACTGCATGTTTGGTTTGCATCATGGATCGCCTCTGGAGCCATCTGATCCTAAGTCCGAACCTATAACTTATTTGGATTGAGGTATGGAAGATTTCATCCGGCACCGACTGATACTTCGTAGTGAAGGCTGCTCTTCTATATCCTGGAATCAACTCATCCGCTGAAAAACAAGGAGCCACCTCGTCCCACGACAATCCGGATTGGTTGATCCGGCAACCAAACAGGCTGTTAAAGAATGAATCCATGGTGCATCACCTTATCTAGAATGGATTGATTTCTCCAACCTTAACACTCCATTACATAACCGGAGACGGACTCCGAATCTGTCTCGGCTTACAGTATTGGTACGTGCAATTTTGGGAGAGCAATAGAATTCAAGCATTATTCCAGGCTAGTAGCCCAGCCAAGAACAAAGAGTGTGTTGATTCACAGAAAACGTAGGGCAACAATGTTTCTTTTTTAAGAGTCTGCAGCATGCATTTTTTGTGCATTTTTGTACTGAATACATTCAGGAACACTGTAGAGAAATTAAGGAACCTATGCACAATATGGTACAAATATATGCAAATACTTTTAAACGTGTTTTACAAGGAATTCTGAAGAAACAATAGAGCTTGGACTTGGACAGAATTCTTCAATATGGCTTTTGCCCGGAGAACATGATAAAAAGAAACAATAGAGCTTGGACTTGGACAGAATTCTTCAATACGGCTTTTGCCCGGAGAACATGATAAATGACCTCTGAACATTGCTGCTGTAGTTGACAAGGCCACAGGATTTGCACAAGTCTTCTAGCTCTCCTTCAGTAAAATAGTTGTAGCTGGTGTTAACTGGTCCAACAATCTGCACCATAATAAGTGGTTAAAGGCAGAACAAATTAGATAAGCTCAGCAAAAAAGAGAAAAgtaactagcaaagatggccaaATACCTGTCTAAGTGGCCTTAGTGCTTCAACAGAGAATGGGTTGTTCCTGGGAGAGGATAAGAAGGTGGTTCCCACAAAGACTCCACCAGGCCTCAGGACACGGCTTATTTCAGCTACCTGATAATTAGACGTCAGTAAATACTCCATGATCACACGAATGGAAGGGCAGGATTGTCATTGTCGGTTGGCAGTGCACTAATGATACAATTTAAGTTCTGATTTATCGAGTTGGCTAAGATGCAATGTCATATTCAGATGACAACAGCATGAATAGAATCAGGGAAGCTATACTGGAAACACATAGGGGAAAATGTTATCACTATTTAATATCAAATAATGGACGTTCATGCTTCTATATACTTTTGCTAAAATTTCAGCACAGTCCCAATGGAGAAGGTAAGAGTATGACTTATAAGCATCCTGGTTTCATCAGTTTTTTTGTTTAATACAAGACAAATCTTTATGAGATGAAAAGTTATGGTTGACTAGGAAAAGCTTTTATGTACCAGATGTAACTAGCAGATATTGTGCAGTTACATGTTGTATAACAACATAAattttaatcttttttttttggaatatTAGCACAACTGCACAAGTCAAAAGTGCAAATGAGAAATTGTACCGCATTAGAGGGTGAGGGCCAACAATGGATAGCCGCTCCAGCATGAATGGCATCTACTGAACAAGAAGCAAAAGGGAGCCTTGAAATATCAGCTCTCACGAGTGCTAGATTCCTGCAGAACCAAAAGAGGAAAACAGTCATTGGTTTGCATGGCTTGATCTTGGAATAAAGATAACAAAAGTTATCAATTTTTGCTTGACTTATATATATTGTTCAAAGCTCGATGGGGGTAAAATTTTCTTGGGAGAAGCCAGGCTGAgaagtattgttcgctgatttgttgtgagagaaaaacactgtaccatggctgataagccaggctgataagttcaagcgaacaaggtGTAATGGATGCACTGTTGATTACAATCCACTACAGTCTTTAGACAATAGATATTAGTATtgttagtactccctccattccaaattataagatgttttggcttttctagattcatagcttttgctatgcatttagatatacactatgtctggatatatataataaaagttaaaaacaatgtatttagaaaagccgaaacgtcttacaatttggaatggagggagtattaaacTAGAGAAAACATTCGCTTCCAACAAACATCATAGTGATCCCCTGCCCTAATCTTTTATTGATAATATGCTTGGTTTGTTGCATCAAAAAATGCTTTGAccttctccaacttctcaacAGCTAGTTAGTGAGCATGAAGTGAGTACTGGATTGGAAAATTATGGCTCCTAATTCAACCCTAAATCCCCTGTTAATCTGCATCCATGATCCAAAAGAAACTTTTCCTTCAGTGCTACAGGGAAGCTCACCACACATGAAAAAAAGATTCAGAAACAGGACAGAGAGCTTACGCATTGAGGAGAGTATCATCTTGCTTAATGAATTCATAGCATTGGCGGAGCATATTCTCAGAGAAGTCCAAAGCGATCACAGCTGAGTATGTCCCAGATTTTGCAAACTTCCTAGTAAACAAGCCACTGCCACAGCTGACATCAAGAAGGATACCACCAGCAACGGGTTGAAAATAGTCTTGAGCCATTTGAAACTGACAATGCCAGCAGATCCGAAGAGGGACATGCATAAGAGAGTGAAGAGTTGAAGATCTTTGCTAGACGAACAATCTTCGAATTGCGACGACTTAAGTCTTTTGTTGCAACAGAAAAACAATATGCACAACATACTTACTGTCTAAAATGTATTAATTATTCAATCATAGGAAAGACTTTTCTAACTCGTCATGCAGTAAAACAATGGTGTCGAAGATGAAGTTATCTACCAGAAAAGCACCTCTTCATCAAGACCAGGGGAACCACTCCGATTAAAGTTTTGTCGCCACCCTCTCTCATAAAGAAATGAGACAAGTGGACTCCTGAACAGCTCAGTTCTAGCGGGCTTCTGTTCACTATATTCTTTTGTCCCTGCAATTACAGTGAGGTCCAAGAAGATGTCTTTGCTGGTAAATGACTTGTTGCACTTTGAACACTTGAATCCTGACCTATAAATTGCTGGCCTGGAGCATGCATATATAATCCAAAAGAACATAAATGTCAATCAAGCCAAAAACATTTGCTGGAAAGATAAGTAGAAACATACTAGGACATACAAGTTTATGCCTGGTGGCCCTTTTCTCATCAATGGCTCGTAGCAGACAGGGCAGGCAAACACCTCAGTTTCCATATTGCTATTCTGCTGCTGCTCTTTTGTTTCCTGTAATCACGAAAATTACGAGATCTTCAGTTTGCATGGTACAAGGAAAGTATTATTGTTAGGGAGGAATGCCAAAAGTCCTAGAGAAATGGATAGCAGGGTCTGGTAGGAAACATTTTGCTAGTAACAAACAATTGACCCGCATCATAAAATCACAAACCCCAGAGGAATTCTCAGAGGCAAGCAGCATCTACCAAAATTTAACAAAGCCACCATAATCTAGGCATACATGGGCAGAAAACGACTCTGACAATCAGAAGTAGGAACCACTATAGTCTCTGCTTTCCACTTAACTGGTTCCCAAGGCACCACGTTACCCGTGATTTGGATGTACCCAAGAGCAAAGCAAGGTGATTGTGGAAGATGCGTAGGTTCATGTGTACGGATAAACTTATCAGTCGATTATCCAATGGGGCAGGTCTTTAGTGTGATGGTATCACCAGTAGTACGCAGACACCAGGCTCGACAACTGATACCAGAAATACGGACCGACGGCACCTAAATCATTTAGCTGAGCTAAAGCCTAAAGGTCACTGCCAAGAAGGCATTGCAGGTAAGATCTCCATTACCAGGTACCAGCAGCAGTGAAGGAAGCCGTGCTAATCGACCAAACAACCGGTTGCTGGCAACCGAGCCGAGCATAACTGCAAACACATGGCGGGCAAGATAACCAGTGCGTTGACTATACAACAGAAGCAACCTGTAAACCCGACGAGAAGGAGCACGTACCGGCTCCGCGGCGATCGCCGCAGCTGCAGCAGCGGCGGCGAGGAGAGTAGGGAACCCGGGCCGACGGGGACGGGATGGGCCCGGGGCCGGGGCGGGGAGCTGTAGCGAGGGTCGCGCGGAGGAGAACGGCGCGGCCGCCGCGGGTCGTGCCAGCAGCTGCAGCTCCATGGCGCGCAGCACAGCGACCGGCCTGGCGGAGCTGCGTGCTTGGATTGGCGGGTTCTTGGCGAGCAGCGTGCAGCGAGCGCTCGCCGCGGGGGGTTCGTTGTGGTGGGTGGCAGCGGTTACGGCGTGGCGTGGCGCGACGCGCGCCCGTTCGCCAAGGGGGCGAGACGGCTCTGATCCTGCGTCGGCCGCGTGGCTAGCCGCTCTGCAGTGGTTACCCCTCGCGCGCGTGAAGATTTTTCGTTCGTTTCCTCGTCTCCGGCACATAGCAGAGGCAACATCAGCGTGTCACAGATCAAATTACACACTTTTTCCCCGTAGGAAAATAGATCTCCTGTAGAAAATAGGCCGTCAGCGTCTGATGAAGGACTCTGTTCGACTGTCTGTCATCGATAAATCGGCTAATGTTGtttttgttacgagagaaaaatattataccacgAACGGGACGTAGAGCTGGAGGGAGACGTTTTACCTTGTCCGGGGAAGGCGTGTGCGTGCAGAGATAAACCTGATGTAGTGTATGTAACTGTGTAGTACTAAGCGTCTCCCGGCCGATCATACAGTACTTTCGGTTGCGTCAGACACAGCTCCATCGTTTCCAAACAAAAAAAAGGGTAGGAAGCTCAATGAATCATGTCATGCGATCGTGCCTCGCTACATCGCTCGAAGTCTGCAAGCGATCAACGGCATTATTCTCGGCAAAGTAACAACTGGTGCTGGAAACAATCATCTGTCTCTGTCTGCAGACCAAGGACTTGATCGGAACTGCTAGCTCCAGGCGGGTTGCTGGAGCCACGGCTGCTGCCCTGCTGTGCCGCTGTGTACCACTCCGTTGTTTGGTGCTGGTTACCTGAAGCTTCAGTGCAAGGTCTGTGCGGCACAGCCCTCGGTCACAAACAGCGACGGGCCACAAGCCCACAAGCAATTGTGTTTCGGCCATGCTCAGGGGTGGGGCGTACGTCCGATCGGATGCTGCCTTCCAGGGCCTACGTACTACCGGCCCAATAAACCTACCTTCTTCTCTCAACGTCTCTAACATCTCTCTTAAATATTTCCTCACTTCGCCCATCGTGCGCTTCACGGCGCTGTGCGGCCGTCCATCCGCCTCACTCTGCATTCGCCGCTGCAACCATCTCCCCGCACACGCCCATCCTGTGTTGTTCGCTCCTCGCTCCTACCCGTCGCACGCCCCACCCACGCCTCTCGCTTCATGCTCCCGCAATCTCACCTCTCACGCGCCCAGTCACCCACCCGTGCTGCCCGACTttgctggtgctggtggtgccGTCGCGCGCCTCAGACACCCATGAGCACGGgccgtgctggtggtgctcgcgcgccgcCGGCTCCCACCCCGAGGCCAGAATCAACCGGCCCCGGCCTCCCCTCttatatgttgcaaatatatatttcaagtgtttcagagatatgttgcaagtgttttatgtggagttgcaaaagtagattgggatgttgcatatgttgcaagtgtttcagaggcatgttgtaattgtttcataggcatgttgcaagcatttgttcaagatgtttcatttgtttcagacgtatgttgcagacGCTTTTATATGAATGTTGTtcatgtttcacacacatgtttcaagagtatgt includes these proteins:
- the LOC136527487 gene encoding uncharacterized methyltransferase At2g41040, chloroplastic isoform X2; this translates as METEVFACPVCYEPLMRKGPPGINLPAIYRSGFKCSKCNKSFTSKDIFLDLTVIAGTKEYSEQKPARTELFRSPLVSFLYERGWRQNFNRSGSPGLDEEFQMAQDYFQPVAGGILLDVSCGSGLFTRKFAKSGTYSAVIALDFSENMLRQCYEFIKQDDTLLNANLALVRADISRLPFASCSVDAIHAGAAIHCWPSPSNAVAEISRVLRPGGVFVGTTFLSSPRNNPFSVEALRPLRQIVGPVNTSYNYFTEGELEDLCKSCGLVNYSSNVQRSFIMFSGQKPY
- the LOC136527487 gene encoding uncharacterized methyltransferase At2g41040, chloroplastic isoform X1 gives rise to the protein MELQLLARPAAAAPFSSARPSLQLPAPAPGPSRPRRPGFPTLLAAAAAAAAIAAEPETKEQQQNSNMETEVFACPVCYEPLMRKGPPGINLPAIYRSGFKCSKCNKSFTSKDIFLDLTVIAGTKEYSEQKPARTELFRSPLVSFLYERGWRQNFNRSGSPGLDEEFQMAQDYFQPVAGGILLDVSCGSGLFTRKFAKSGTYSAVIALDFSENMLRQCYEFIKQDDTLLNANLALVRADISRLPFASCSVDAIHAGAAIHCWPSPSNAVAEISRVLRPGGVFVGTTFLSSPRNNPFSVEALRPLRQIVGPVNTSYNYFTEGELEDLCKSCGLVNYSSNVQRSFIMFSGQKPY